From the genome of Rarobacter incanus, one region includes:
- a CDS encoding glycoside hydrolase family 3 protein — MLAFVVVFAVSVYAATSQQRAASATSQATIGGGTGNSSLPVQTTTEQPSPATDGPTESDPAAISGQSAPSLEDVSAWPIEQQVGQLFMVGAAATGDDAQAVSAIEERHVGNVFLHGRSQAGVAATRKLVDTMTALVSRETTRDLPLFVATDQEGGDVQVLRGSGFSDIPDAVSQSRETEGDLQEFATIWGKELGSAGVNLNLAPVLDVVPNKAAAANNPPIGAFKRNYGYGQKSAMRGLAFGRGMRAAGVLDTVKHFPGLGLVAANTDVSADVVDTETSASSPSVQVFRAAIEDGAPFVMVSSATYQKIDPDTIAAFSPIVIEDLLRGELGFAGVVISDDVSAAKAVAAWTPAERAVNFIAAGGDMVLVSALPSAAPEMIDAVVAKAKADPAFARRVAQSCHRVVVAKQLL, encoded by the coding sequence GTGCTCGCATTCGTGGTCGTCTTCGCCGTTAGCGTCTACGCGGCCACGTCCCAGCAGCGTGCGGCCAGCGCCACGTCGCAGGCAACCATCGGCGGGGGGACGGGGAACTCGTCCCTGCCCGTGCAGACCACCACCGAACAGCCGTCGCCCGCGACGGACGGACCGACGGAATCGGACCCGGCAGCAATATCTGGGCAGTCGGCACCCTCCCTCGAAGACGTATCCGCATGGCCGATCGAGCAGCAGGTGGGGCAGCTGTTCATGGTGGGTGCGGCCGCGACCGGCGACGACGCGCAGGCGGTTTCCGCGATTGAGGAACGCCACGTCGGGAACGTCTTCTTGCACGGTCGATCGCAGGCGGGCGTCGCCGCCACCCGGAAGCTAGTGGACACAATGACCGCGCTGGTTTCGCGTGAAACCACGCGGGACCTGCCGCTCTTCGTCGCCACCGACCAGGAAGGCGGCGACGTGCAGGTACTGCGCGGGAGCGGCTTTTCCGACATTCCCGATGCGGTCTCCCAATCCCGCGAAACGGAAGGGGACCTGCAAGAGTTTGCGACCATCTGGGGCAAGGAACTGGGGTCAGCGGGGGTGAATCTCAACCTCGCACCGGTGCTCGACGTTGTGCCTAATAAGGCAGCCGCCGCAAATAACCCTCCGATCGGTGCGTTCAAACGCAATTACGGCTATGGCCAAAAATCGGCGATGCGCGGCCTGGCCTTCGGGCGAGGTATGCGCGCTGCGGGGGTTTTGGACACGGTCAAGCACTTTCCCGGCCTGGGGCTAGTGGCCGCCAACACGGACGTGAGCGCGGACGTAGTTGACACAGAAACGAGCGCATCGTCGCCGTCCGTCCAGGTCTTTCGCGCCGCCATCGAAGACGGTGCGCCCTTCGTCATGGTGTCGTCCGCCACCTACCAAAAGATCGACCCGGACACCATCGCCGCGTTCTCTCCGATCGTGATCGAGGACCTGCTGCGCGGCGAGTTGGGTTTCGCCGGGGTGGTAATCTCGGACGACGTTTCGGCGGCGAAGGCCGTCGCCGCCTGGACTCCCGCCGAGCGGGCGGTGAATTTCATCGCTGCCGGAGGGGATATGGTGCTGGTGTCCGCTCTGCCGTCCGCGGCCCCGGAGATGATCGACGCGGTGGTGGCAAAGGCAAAGGCCGATCCCGCGTTCGCCCGGCGGGTCGCGCAGTCGTGCCACCGCGTGGTCGTCGCCAAGCAACTGCTGTAG
- a CDS encoding glutamate-1-semialdehyde 2,1-aminomutase, whose product MTGRTANQRLFGAARAVLPGGVDSPVRAWGAVGGVPRFLVSGRGAYVTDADGATYVDLVGQWGPALLGHAHREVVAAVQSAAAAGLGFGAPHPRETELARSIVERIPPVEQVRFVSSGTEATMTALRLARAATGRDLIVKFAGCYHGHSDGLLTAAGSGVATLGLPDSAGVPAAVSATTIVVDYNDAQAVRDAFAAHPGRIAAVITEAAPANMGVVPPRPGFNAELRAITAADGALLIFDEVLTGFRVDPRGWWGLEGAAEGWSPDLFTFGKVIGGGLPLAALAGPGSLMGLLAPAGPVYQAGTLSGNPLATAAGLAMLGHADDAAYARINKAASAIAAGLREALHAAGVAHRVQRAGNLVSLAFREHAPKNYSQARDQELFRYAPFFHAMADAGVLLPPSALEAWFVSAAHDDAAVERILAALPAAARAAAG is encoded by the coding sequence GTGACGGGACGCACCGCGAACCAACGACTGTTCGGTGCCGCGCGGGCGGTCCTTCCCGGCGGCGTCGATTCGCCCGTGCGCGCGTGGGGTGCCGTCGGCGGGGTCCCCCGCTTCCTGGTCAGCGGGCGCGGCGCGTACGTCACCGACGCCGATGGCGCAACGTATGTCGACCTAGTTGGCCAATGGGGGCCCGCACTGTTGGGGCACGCGCACCGGGAGGTCGTCGCTGCCGTGCAATCGGCGGCCGCTGCGGGGTTGGGCTTCGGCGCTCCCCACCCGCGGGAAACCGAACTGGCCCGATCCATCGTCGAGCGCATTCCCCCGGTCGAACAGGTCCGCTTCGTGTCTTCCGGCACCGAGGCGACCATGACGGCCCTGCGCCTGGCCCGCGCCGCAACGGGACGCGATCTCATTGTGAAGTTTGCGGGTTGCTACCACGGGCACTCCGACGGCCTGCTGACGGCGGCGGGTTCCGGGGTGGCGACGCTCGGGCTGCCCGATTCGGCCGGGGTTCCGGCGGCGGTGTCCGCAACCACGATCGTGGTCGATTACAACGATGCGCAGGCCGTGCGCGATGCGTTCGCCGCGCATCCGGGCCGCATCGCGGCAGTCATTACCGAAGCGGCGCCCGCCAACATGGGCGTTGTCCCACCGCGCCCCGGCTTCAACGCAGAGTTGCGCGCCATCACCGCCGCCGACGGCGCCCTGCTCATCTTCGATGAGGTGCTGACCGGATTCCGCGTCGATCCCCGCGGATGGTGGGGTTTGGAGGGTGCGGCCGAGGGGTGGTCGCCCGACCTCTTCACCTTCGGAAAGGTCATCGGGGGCGGCCTGCCGCTCGCCGCATTGGCGGGACCCGGGTCGCTCATGGGGCTCTTGGCGCCCGCTGGCCCCGTCTACCAGGCGGGAACCTTGTCCGGAAATCCCTTGGCAACCGCCGCAGGCTTGGCGATGCTCGGCCATGCTGACGATGCGGCGTACGCCCGCATCAACAAGGCCGCCTCCGCCATCGCCGCCGGGCTCCGCGAGGCGCTGCACGCTGCCGGCGTCGCGCACCGGGTCCAACGCGCCGGCAACCTCGTATCGTTGGCATTTCGCGAACACGCCCCCAAGAACTACTCCCAGGCGCGCGACCAGGAGCTTTTTCGCTACGCCCCCTTCTTTCACGCCATGGCGGATGCGGGCGTGCTGCTGCCGCCGTCCGCGCTCGAGGCGTGGTTCGTGTCGGCCGCCCACGACGATGCCGCCGTGGAACGAATCCTTGCCGCGTTGCCCGCCGCGGCGCGGGCCGCCGCGGGCTGA
- the hemB gene encoding porphobilinogen synthase, with protein MPIVRPQRARTSSAMRELLADVRIHPRDLVLPVFVKQGLTEPVPIPSMPGVVQHSIASLREEVRAAAAAGIGGVMIFGVPSVRNRLGSGATDPSGILPVAIRAARQEAGEDLVIFSDVCLDEFTDHGHCGILGKNGHIDGEATLATYATMAVLHAGAGADAVGLSGMMDGQTAHVRHALDEAGFTATSILSYTAKYASSFYGPFRDAVESTLVGNRRAYQMDFARQREALRALTLEAAAGADMVMVKPAGSYLDVVAKFAQASDLPVAAYQVSGEYSMIAAAGANGWIDADSVAGESLLSIKRAGASIILTYFALQAAGWIAAGTL; from the coding sequence ATGCCCATCGTCCGTCCCCAGCGCGCACGGACCTCCTCGGCCATGCGCGAACTGCTCGCGGATGTGCGCATCCACCCCCGCGATCTGGTGCTGCCCGTCTTCGTCAAGCAGGGACTCACCGAGCCCGTGCCGATCCCCTCCATGCCCGGGGTCGTCCAGCACTCCATTGCCAGCCTGCGCGAGGAGGTGCGCGCCGCGGCCGCGGCCGGCATCGGCGGCGTGATGATTTTCGGGGTGCCGTCGGTGCGCAATCGCCTCGGCTCTGGCGCAACGGACCCCAGCGGGATCCTCCCGGTTGCGATCCGCGCCGCCCGCCAGGAGGCCGGCGAGGACCTGGTCATTTTTTCCGACGTTTGTTTGGACGAGTTCACCGACCACGGCCATTGCGGCATTCTTGGCAAGAACGGCCACATCGATGGTGAGGCCACGCTGGCGACCTACGCCACCATGGCCGTGCTGCACGCCGGCGCGGGCGCGGACGCCGTGGGCCTTTCCGGAATGATGGACGGGCAGACCGCCCACGTTCGCCACGCCCTGGATGAGGCCGGGTTCACCGCCACCTCCATCCTGAGCTACACCGCGAAGTACGCTTCCTCCTTCTACGGTCCCTTCCGCGACGCGGTGGAATCGACACTGGTAGGCAACCGGCGGGCCTATCAGATGGATTTCGCGCGGCAGCGCGAGGCTTTGCGAGCCCTAACGTTGGAAGCAGCTGCCGGCGCTGACATGGTCATGGTCAAGCCCGCCGGTTCCTACCTGGACGTCGTAGCGAAGTTCGCGCAAGCGTCGGATCTGCCGGTCGCGGCCTATCAGGTCTCTGGTGAGTATTCGATGATCGCGGCCGCGGGCGCCAACGGCTGGATCGATGCCGACAGCGTCGCCGGGGAGTCACTGCTTTCGATCAAGAGGGCGGGGGCCTCGATCATCTTGACCTACTTCGCCTTGCAGGCCGCCGGGTGGATAGCCGCGGGAACTCTGTGA
- the hemC gene encoding hydroxymethylbilane synthase translates to MTAHRALRIGTRGSALARAQSGTIASLLGEAGIATELVVVSTRGDRSNAPIEQIGGAGVFVSGVRDALIAGRCDVAVHSLKDLPVAQPPGIIVAAISARVDPRDALCARDGLPLSRLPADARVGTGSARRRLHLLSRRPDLRVEPLRGNVDSRLQKVADGELDAVVLAVAGLARLGRIDAITDIFDPVDAPYAPGQGALAIECRANDAASIAALARLDDATSRLETTAERAVLERLDAGCTAALGAWARAHNDRVTVHATLWREADAPLRATATAPSAAAAGGLVAGALLAQGAGTCDGIGAQSPPPPAPPNPEAPAGGGRGPGRAVVDAPLVAAPIPSDGSDRWSQAVRAAGAIPVPIRLLRTDYQAHATAVAELVADLALGKFDQLFLTSARTIEALQRTGADLRDAQRQGGFAVEVIGSATAAAATRAGFEVTRTLSGAAGLWEADGTLRDSALDAWQLRPSSRIAIPASARTAGAIAAALEKRGHRVRRITAYQVVLSETSCIAADEVSLQQLNKPPDAVVLTSPSSARSWERLHPLSRSVPVVALGPVTARAVCELGMPLAATAVSPDAIGLAAALNQILPPLSKE, encoded by the coding sequence GTGACGGCACACCGCGCTTTGCGCATCGGCACCCGAGGCTCGGCGCTGGCACGCGCCCAATCGGGCACAATAGCCTCCCTGCTCGGCGAAGCCGGGATAGCGACCGAACTGGTCGTGGTCTCCACGCGCGGGGATCGCAGCAACGCTCCGATCGAACAAATCGGCGGTGCGGGTGTATTTGTCAGCGGCGTCCGCGACGCGCTCATCGCCGGTCGCTGCGATGTTGCCGTCCACTCGCTCAAGGACCTGCCCGTAGCTCAACCGCCCGGGATCATCGTGGCGGCGATCAGCGCGCGGGTCGACCCGCGCGATGCCCTGTGCGCGCGCGACGGTCTGCCCCTCTCGCGGCTGCCCGCTGACGCCCGCGTGGGCACGGGATCGGCCCGCAGGCGGCTGCATCTGCTTTCCCGGCGCCCGGATCTGCGCGTTGAGCCGCTTCGCGGAAACGTCGATTCCCGCCTCCAAAAGGTTGCCGATGGCGAATTGGACGCCGTGGTCTTGGCGGTCGCGGGCCTCGCCCGCCTGGGCAGGATCGATGCAATAACGGACATTTTCGATCCGGTAGATGCACCCTACGCGCCCGGTCAGGGTGCGCTAGCGATCGAATGCCGGGCCAATGACGCAGCTTCGATCGCGGCACTGGCACGACTGGACGATGCCACGTCACGGTTGGAGACGACCGCGGAACGCGCGGTGCTGGAACGCCTCGATGCCGGATGCACCGCGGCGCTCGGCGCGTGGGCGCGGGCACACAATGATCGCGTCACCGTTCATGCCACGTTGTGGCGGGAAGCGGATGCCCCGCTGCGCGCGACGGCCACCGCACCAAGCGCCGCCGCGGCGGGGGGACTGGTCGCCGGCGCGCTGCTGGCCCAGGGCGCGGGCACGTGCGATGGAATTGGCGCGCAGTCGCCACCGCCCCCCGCGCCCCCGAACCCGGAAGCGCCCGCCGGCGGGGGCCGCGGGCCCGGCCGCGCCGTAGTCGACGCCCCCCTGGTTGCCGCGCCCATACCTTCCGACGGATCTGACCGCTGGTCGCAGGCGGTGCGCGCAGCGGGGGCCATCCCCGTGCCGATCAGGTTGCTGCGCACCGACTACCAGGCCCATGCGACGGCGGTGGCGGAACTCGTCGCCGATTTGGCGCTGGGGAAGTTCGACCAACTCTTTCTCACCAGCGCCCGGACAATCGAGGCGCTGCAACGCACCGGGGCGGATCTGCGCGATGCGCAGCGGCAGGGCGGTTTTGCGGTCGAAGTCATCGGCTCCGCCACCGCCGCCGCCGCGACGCGGGCGGGATTCGAAGTCACCCGCACGCTCAGCGGCGCCGCCGGGCTGTGGGAGGCGGACGGAACCTTGCGCGATAGCGCCCTCGATGCATGGCAATTGCGCCCCTCGTCTCGCATCGCGATACCGGCGTCCGCGCGCACGGCGGGCGCGATCGCCGCGGCGCTGGAAAAGCGTGGGCACCGTGTGCGGCGAATCACCGCATACCAAGTCGTTTTGTCCGAAACATCTTGTATCGCCGCCGACGAAGTATCATTGCAGCAACTGAATAAACCGCCGGATGCGGTCGTTCTGACATCGCCATCGAGCGCCCGCTCATGGGAGCGACTTCATCCCCTGTCCCGATCGGTCCCCGTCGTCGCGCTGGGCCCGGTCACCGCCCGCGCAGTATGCGAATTGGGAATGCCGCTCGCGGCGACTGCGGTGTCGCCCGACGCCATCGGCTTAGCCGCCGCCCTGAACCAGATTCTGCCGCCGCTCAGCAAGGAGTAA
- the cobA gene encoding uroporphyrinogen-III C-methyltransferase, whose translation MTERPPYGTVTLVGGGPGPADLITVAGARALRHAQVVLYDRLGPTDDLGELAPQAVLLDVGKLPGYHRVPQEAINEKIIESARAGKNVVRLKGGDPFVFGRGSEEVDACLAAGVPVEVIPGITSAISVPGSVGIPVTARQVARSFTVATGHEAWPRATASAYGALVSGGNTLVILMGMLLLASHVQALTAAGADGSTPVAIIHDGFGRNQTHIVSTLGHVTGDAAEHGITSPAVIVVGDVVGALAQNTGKVVP comes from the coding sequence ATGACCGAACGGCCCCCGTACGGAACCGTGACCCTAGTCGGGGGCGGTCCCGGGCCGGCCGATCTCATCACCGTCGCGGGGGCCCGCGCCCTGCGGCACGCGCAGGTGGTGCTCTACGACCGCCTCGGCCCCACGGACGATCTCGGCGAGCTCGCCCCTCAGGCCGTTCTGCTCGACGTCGGCAAGCTCCCCGGCTACCACCGCGTACCGCAAGAGGCAATTAACGAGAAAATCATCGAGTCCGCCCGCGCCGGAAAAAACGTCGTGCGACTCAAGGGCGGCGACCCCTTCGTCTTTGGACGCGGCAGCGAGGAAGTGGACGCCTGCCTCGCTGCCGGCGTCCCGGTCGAAGTGATCCCCGGGATCACCAGCGCAATCTCCGTGCCGGGAAGCGTCGGCATCCCGGTCACGGCGCGGCAGGTGGCCCGCAGCTTCACGGTCGCCACCGGGCACGAAGCCTGGCCGCGGGCAACCGCGAGCGCCTACGGCGCGCTGGTTAGCGGCGGCAACACACTCGTGATACTCATGGGGATGTTGCTGTTGGCCAGCCACGTCCAGGCCCTCACGGCAGCGGGTGCCGACGGTTCGACTCCGGTCGCGATCATTCACGACGGCTTCGGCAGGAATCAGACCCACATCGTCTCGACGCTCGGACACGTGACCGGTGACGCAGCGGAACACGGCATCACATCGCCCGCGGTGATCGTCGTCGGCGACGTTGTGGGCGCGCTGGCGCAAAATACTGGCAAGGTTGTCCCGTGA
- a CDS encoding AI-2E family transporter, translated as MTQPIPVIPPARPGSGASSTPPRWLPKALLMAVITVFVGIFAWHALGSLTTLGVYLLLAFFLSLALEPVVLWLVKHKWKRGRAAAASLVGFVLVALIITALFGQLLVQQVMEFSKQAPQILENLRDSLDGKFGLKIPETSDLLSQAMTRFGDDVTSGALAIGTGVVSGIFATMTIMLVTYYLMAAGPRFRASICGFLPAEQQTEVLRFWEITQDKVSGFISSRLILALFSSLATFACLTILGTPYSVPLSLFMGIVSQFIPTIGTYIGGALPVLVALAGQGWVKAVIILGFLIAYQQVENLLLQPKISAKALEMNPAVAFIVVIAFGSVFGAIGAFLGLPIAAVIQAGMSTYIRRHELIDSEMLHDPNQTGPVVVQTGGGADQSVAKGDDEGKA; from the coding sequence ATGACTCAGCCGATTCCCGTTATCCCGCCCGCCCGGCCCGGATCGGGCGCGTCTTCGACCCCGCCGCGATGGCTTCCGAAGGCGTTGCTGATGGCTGTCATCACCGTCTTTGTGGGCATATTCGCTTGGCACGCGCTGGGTTCCTTGACCACGTTGGGCGTGTACCTGTTGCTCGCCTTCTTCCTGTCGTTGGCGCTCGAACCGGTCGTTCTGTGGCTGGTCAAACACAAGTGGAAGAGGGGCCGGGCGGCCGCCGCATCGCTGGTTGGGTTCGTGCTGGTTGCATTGATCATCACGGCGTTGTTCGGGCAGCTTCTGGTGCAGCAGGTCATGGAGTTCTCGAAGCAGGCGCCGCAAATCCTTGAGAATCTGCGCGATTCGCTGGACGGAAAGTTCGGGTTGAAAATTCCCGAAACCAGCGACCTGCTATCGCAGGCGATGACGCGATTCGGCGACGACGTGACGTCCGGTGCGTTGGCGATCGGAACCGGCGTGGTGTCTGGCATTTTCGCGACGATGACGATCATGCTGGTTACCTACTACCTCATGGCCGCTGGGCCGAGGTTCCGGGCCTCCATCTGCGGTTTCCTCCCGGCGGAACAACAAACCGAGGTCTTGCGGTTCTGGGAGATCACGCAGGACAAGGTGTCGGGTTTTATCAGCTCGCGTTTGATCTTGGCCCTGTTTTCCAGCCTGGCCACTTTCGCCTGCCTGACGATCCTGGGAACGCCGTACTCGGTGCCGCTGTCGCTCTTCATGGGAATCGTGTCGCAGTTCATCCCAACCATCGGTACCTACATCGGTGGCGCGCTGCCGGTGCTGGTCGCGCTCGCCGGCCAAGGGTGGGTTAAGGCAGTGATCATCCTGGGGTTCCTCATTGCCTACCAACAGGTCGAGAACCTGCTTTTGCAGCCCAAGATCTCGGCAAAGGCACTCGAGATGAACCCGGCGGTTGCGTTCATAGTCGTGATCGCGTTCGGTTCCGTATTCGGCGCGATAGGTGCCTTCTTGGGCTTGCCCATCGCGGCCGTCATCCAGGCGGGCATGTCGACGTACATCAGGCGGCACGAACTCATCGATTCGGAGATGCTGCACGACCCCAACCAGACGGGGCCCGTGGTGGTGCAAACGGGAGGCGGCGCAGACCAAAGCGTCGCGAAGGGCGATGACGAGGGCAAGGCCTAG
- a CDS encoding O-succinylhomoserine sulfhydrylase: MSGSGHKPLPDWAHPATIAVRGGHDRTPFGETSEGLFLTQGYVYDRAQDAEDAFAGTRDQYMYSRYANPTVHIFEERLRLLEGAEAAYATTTGMSAVFTALAAVVRSGSRIVAARALFGSTLVLFNEVFAGWGVTTDYVDGHDLAQWRTALSQPADVVFFETPSNPMQDIVDVAAVSALAHGAGATVIVDNVFATPILQRPLEFGVDVVVYSATKHIDGQGRVLGGAVLGTNEFIHGPVEKLIRNTGPSLSPFNAWVLLKGLETLSVRVKAQNDSALTVARALEDSGAIARVRYPYLESHPQFDLARSQQSGGGTVVTFDIAVPDGTEPQAAKERTFRFLDALQIVDISNNLGDAKSLVTHPATTTHAKLGVAGRAAVGISETTVRLSVGLEDTADIIADITQALSS, from the coding sequence GTGAGCGGTTCGGGGCACAAGCCCCTTCCAGATTGGGCGCACCCCGCGACGATCGCGGTGCGCGGTGGGCACGACCGCACTCCCTTCGGCGAAACATCCGAGGGCCTGTTCTTGACCCAAGGCTACGTGTACGACCGCGCGCAGGACGCGGAGGACGCGTTCGCAGGCACGCGCGACCAGTATATGTACTCGCGCTATGCCAATCCAACGGTCCACATCTTTGAGGAACGCCTGCGGCTGCTTGAGGGGGCCGAGGCCGCCTACGCCACAACCACCGGCATGTCAGCCGTCTTCACCGCTCTCGCGGCCGTTGTGCGCTCCGGCTCCCGCATCGTTGCCGCGCGCGCGCTCTTCGGATCCACCCTGGTGCTCTTCAACGAGGTCTTTGCCGGATGGGGAGTCACCACCGACTACGTCGATGGGCACGACCTTGCGCAGTGGAGGACGGCCCTCTCGCAACCCGCGGATGTCGTGTTCTTCGAGACACCGTCGAATCCGATGCAGGACATAGTTGACGTGGCGGCGGTGTCCGCGCTGGCGCACGGCGCCGGGGCGACCGTGATTGTTGACAACGTGTTCGCGACGCCGATCCTGCAGCGTCCGCTCGAATTCGGGGTGGACGTCGTGGTCTATTCCGCGACGAAGCACATTGATGGGCAGGGACGCGTCCTTGGCGGCGCAGTTTTGGGGACGAACGAGTTCATCCACGGTCCCGTGGAAAAGTTGATCCGAAACACCGGGCCATCCTTGAGTCCCTTCAATGCCTGGGTTCTACTCAAGGGCCTTGAGACGCTATCGGTGCGCGTCAAAGCCCAAAACGACAGCGCGCTGACGGTCGCGCGCGCGCTCGAAGACAGCGGGGCGATCGCCCGAGTCCGCTATCCGTACCTGGAATCGCATCCGCAGTTCGACCTGGCTAGGTCCCAGCAGAGCGGCGGAGGCACGGTCGTCACGTTCGACATTGCGGTTCCCGACGGCACCGAGCCGCAAGCGGCCAAAGAACGCACGTTCCGATTCCTGGACGCACTGCAGATCGTCGATATCTCGAACAACCTCGGCGACGCCAAATCCCTAGTGACTCACCCCGCGACGACGACCCACGCAAAGCTCGGGGTCGCGGGTCGCGCTGCCGTGGGGATCAGCGAAACGACGGTGCGGCTCTCGGTGGGTCTGGAAGATACCGCCGACATTATCGCCGACATCACGCAGGCCCTAAGTTCCTAG
- a CDS encoding rhodanese-like domain-containing protein, which yields MPGGMMSYAGDLTTQEAWSLLTESPDAILVDVRTPGEWKQIGVPDTSATGREAGFVPWVNDQGQPNPSFISDLAALGLEPADGRPVVFLCRSGQRSIGAANAATAAGFGPAYNVLDGFEGPVGPDGQRNVSGWKVANLPWKSL from the coding sequence ATGCCCGGAGGAATGATGTCCTACGCAGGTGACCTGACAACGCAAGAGGCGTGGAGTCTGCTAACAGAATCGCCCGACGCGATCTTGGTGGATGTTCGCACACCCGGCGAATGGAAGCAGATCGGTGTGCCAGACACGTCGGCCACCGGCCGCGAAGCGGGCTTCGTTCCCTGGGTCAACGACCAGGGACAACCAAACCCATCGTTCATATCCGACCTCGCGGCGCTGGGGTTGGAACCCGCAGACGGCCGCCCGGTCGTGTTCCTGTGCCGTTCCGGGCAGCGTTCTATCGGCGCGGCAAATGCCGCGACGGCAGCCGGGTTCGGCCCGGCCTATAACGTGCTTGACGGTTTTGAAGGGCCGGTCGGGCCCGACGGGCAGCGCAACGTATCCGGGTGGAAGGTCGCGAATCTTCCCTGGAAGTCGTTGTGA
- a CDS encoding TetR/AcrR family transcriptional regulator gives MQSSRSSLTRQRLLTSAAEVIAENGYASSALSTVARRLGLTKGAFAYHFPTKKSIADALADAFDVDSRKVKAAADTIYPDQPAHAFVLYLIGLGHHLAADPITRASATLAFDLTSPVENSKAIIATFREPVQDYISRIGEKYGTTPKRGYDLVSEAVTSLLIGQNFVSTRSERPVGVERFRTIRIILDMAGLADTDEIVKEVAQASVKNPDFKAPVYKRGVLTLADPDADSA, from the coding sequence GTGCAATCATCACGGTCATCGCTAACACGGCAGCGGCTTCTAACGTCCGCGGCCGAAGTAATCGCGGAAAATGGATATGCTTCATCCGCCTTGTCAACGGTCGCCCGTCGGCTCGGTTTAACGAAAGGCGCCTTCGCCTACCATTTTCCCACCAAGAAATCGATAGCCGATGCGCTGGCCGACGCCTTTGACGTGGATTCACGCAAGGTAAAGGCGGCGGCGGACACAATTTACCCCGATCAACCCGCGCACGCATTTGTTCTCTATCTCATCGGCCTGGGGCATCACCTTGCCGCCGATCCGATCACGCGCGCATCAGCGACTTTGGCCTTCGATTTGACGTCGCCGGTAGAGAATTCAAAGGCGATCATCGCGACCTTTCGCGAACCCGTCCAGGACTACATCTCCCGAATTGGCGAGAAATACGGCACCACACCCAAACGCGGTTATGATCTGGTTTCCGAAGCCGTGACGAGCCTGCTGATCGGGCAGAATTTCGTATCGACCAGGTCGGAGCGCCCGGTCGGCGTCGAGCGTTTCCGCACTATTCGCATCATTCTTGACATGGCAGGGCTTGCGGATACGGATGAAATTGTCAAAGAGGTGGCGCAGGCCTCCGTCAAGAACCCCGATTTCAAGGCGCCGGTATACAAACGGGGAGTGTTGACGCTCGCCGATCCGGACGCGGATTCCGCCTAG